One region of Candidatus Omnitrophota bacterium genomic DNA includes:
- a CDS encoding ROK family protein — MTKFAVGIDLGGTYTKLALVDTKGRVSHRAKLSTTAYGTRAGLVAAIVAEVRAVMAKARLSPKKVLGVGIGVPGLVDFRRGHVYYLTNVPGWKDTPLKRMLESKLGLPVLVDNDVNLMALGECRFGAGRGAENLVCITLGTGVGGGIIIGGDLYRGSSFSAGEVGHMPLKEEGLPCGCGSYGCLERYVGNRYIVDELKAKIRRGSPTIIKKLVNGNLSALTPEVISKAALKGDRLSINFWDTVGERIGVTLAGIVNLLNPESIIIGGGVADAGEFLFKSIRKTVNERALPVPGKAVKILKAKLGNDAGIIGAAALFFYPGTRGRRK; from the coding sequence ATGACTAAATTCGCTGTCGGAATAGACCTCGGAGGCACCTATACCAAGCTGGCCCTGGTAGACACTAAGGGAAGGGTCTCCCACAGGGCAAAATTGTCCACAACCGCATACGGCACAAGGGCAGGCCTGGTAGCCGCCATTGTCGCCGAGGTCAGGGCCGTGATGGCGAAGGCGCGCCTTTCCCCGAAAAAAGTGCTCGGCGTGGGCATCGGCGTCCCGGGACTCGTGGATTTCAGGCGCGGGCACGTATATTACCTGACAAATGTCCCGGGCTGGAAGGATACGCCCCTCAAGAGGATGCTTGAGTCTAAGCTTGGCCTTCCCGTCCTTGTAGATAACGACGTCAACCTGATGGCGCTCGGCGAATGCAGGTTCGGCGCAGGCAGGGGCGCGGAGAACCTTGTCTGCATCACTTTGGGGACAGGCGTCGGCGGCGGGATAATAATTGGCGGAGACCTTTACCGGGGCTCCTCTTTTTCCGCCGGTGAAGTAGGACATATGCCGCTCAAGGAAGAGGGGTTGCCGTGCGGCTGCGGAAGTTACGGATGCCTGGAGCGCTACGTCGGCAACAGATATATCGTCGATGAGCTTAAAGCGAAGATACGCCGCGGCAGCCCGACGATCATAAAAAAACTGGTAAACGGGAATCTCTCGGCCTTGACGCCGGAGGTCATAAGTAAAGCAGCGCTAAAAGGCGACAGGCTTTCGATAAATTTTTGGGATACGGTAGGTGAAAGGATAGGCGTTACGCTGGCAGGCATAGTAAATCTCCTGAATCCCGAGAGTATAATAATCGGCGGCGGGGTCGCTGACGCAGGAGAGTTTTTGTTCAAGTCCATCAGGAAAACGGTGAACGAAAGGGCTTTACCCGTTCCCGGTAAAGCCGTCAAGATCCTCAAGGCGAAACTCGGAAATGACGCCGGCATTATCGGCGCCGCGGCGCTTTTCTTCTATCCCGGGACCCGGGGCCGCCGCAAATAA
- a CDS encoding sensor domain-containing diguanylate cyclase codes for MPRLNISPKRWGLSKRGVLPVFFILALIPPLYCIGRPAHIYIFTLNFSLIAVIAAAFEFGLAVSYMITGCVTAFTLVLMLFNRGFELPYFASIVFLNTVPLIPSYFNNKYAGYFASKNSSLSDGKKSFDEFTAELKSLKDLNASLQNQVHDILDLYEVTKKMSASLDTGDMLRIFREAISKISRFVTARVILLEESHKRSTARVTYEIHNPSTGKLSSGEIRSGPPDKFDHLLAEMVSAGKEIISLKAPIDKGHPFAPYLGDAGRSFIALPLLSEGEPLGILAIRGIDEEHAESFSILAKQLALELKKANLYEKVQELAITDGLTGIYVRRHFIERLNEEVARSKRHNLKLSLLMIDLDHFKQCNDTYGHLVGDIVLKEISRIMKEYVRQVDLIGRYGGEEFVIALPDTDKNSALNVADRIRMSVEKHKFRAYDETISMTISIGVATFPETGEDVATLIDRADQALYKAKEAGRNKALLWP; via the coding sequence ATGCCTCGCCTGAATATCTCCCCGAAAAGATGGGGCCTTTCCAAAAGAGGGGTCCTGCCCGTATTCTTCATACTGGCTCTTATACCTCCGCTTTACTGCATCGGCAGGCCGGCGCACATATATATCTTCACGCTTAATTTCTCCCTTATAGCGGTAATAGCCGCGGCCTTTGAGTTCGGGTTGGCCGTATCATATATGATAACCGGCTGCGTCACCGCATTCACTTTAGTCTTGATGTTATTTAACAGGGGATTCGAGTTGCCCTATTTTGCCTCGATAGTGTTCTTGAATACCGTCCCGCTCATCCCCTCTTATTTCAATAATAAATACGCCGGGTATTTCGCCTCAAAAAATTCATCGCTTTCCGACGGGAAAAAATCGTTTGACGAGTTCACCGCGGAGCTTAAGTCGCTGAAGGACCTGAATGCCTCGCTGCAGAACCAGGTCCATGATATCCTCGATCTTTATGAGGTTACCAAGAAGATGAGCGCGTCCCTGGATACGGGAGATATGCTCAGGATATTCAGGGAGGCGATCAGCAAGATCTCCAGATTCGTTACCGCTAGGGTCATATTGCTTGAAGAATCCCACAAGAGATCTACGGCCCGGGTGACTTACGAGATACATAATCCCTCTACCGGAAAGCTCTCTTCAGGCGAGATCCGCAGCGGGCCGCCCGACAAGTTCGACCATCTCCTTGCGGAAATGGTTTCCGCCGGCAAGGAGATAATATCGCTCAAAGCGCCCATCGATAAGGGCCATCCTTTTGCCCCTTACCTCGGCGACGCGGGCAGGTCCTTTATCGCGCTGCCGTTGCTTTCGGAAGGGGAGCCGTTAGGGATCCTCGCGATACGGGGAATTGATGAGGAACATGCCGAGAGTTTCTCTATTCTCGCAAAACAGCTTGCGCTGGAGCTCAAGAAGGCAAACCTGTACGAGAAGGTCCAGGAGCTCGCGATAACCGACGGCCTGACCGGGATATACGTGAGGCGGCATTTTATAGAGAGGCTGAACGAAGAGGTGGCGCGCTCCAAGAGGCACAACCTCAAGCTTTCGCTCCTCATGATCGACCTTGACCATTTCAAGCAGTGCAACGATACTTACGGACACCTCGTAGGGGATATCGTCCTCAAGGAGATATCCAGGATAATGAAGGAATACGTGCGGCAGGTCGACCTCATCGGAAGATACGGCGGTGAGGAGTTCGTGATAGCGCTGCCTGATACCGACAAGAATTCTGCGCTCAATGTCGCCGACAGGATAAGGATGTCCGTGGAAAAGCATAAATTCAGGGCTTATGACGAGACGATATCGATGACGATAAGCATAGGCGTGGCGACTTTCCCGGAGACCGGTGAGGACGTGGCGACGCTCATAGACCGGGCTGACCAGGCCCTTTACAAGGCGAAAGAAGCGGGCAGGAATAAGGCCTTATTATGGCCTTAG